tttgtacatacattttgctttttaattttattctgtaaattttgctttttaattttatgatATAAATTTGTAAGAAAGatgtttagggaaaaaaaagactcacAGCTCTCCATTTTCAACAGTGTAGAATGTATCTACAGGAGTGTCTAAAAGGTGTAAAAAGATATGAGAGTATGGAATCATATGACATAagtagggatgtaccgataccattttttctcttccgattccgataccagagtttgccagtatcggccgataccgatccgatatctgtgttcttttctacctttaaaactaaagaatgtatacaactcgtttagttattaagatttatttgtttctgtcaaagaaatacaaaaatgtccaTTActgaatgaaaaattaaaacacaagaaaccttaattaaaaaaaagtattaatgcagtagcaaacatttaacagttagtggtataacaatctaaaccatatatactgcaattattaaattacattattttctgaagaaaaggcaatattttaaactgAATCTTATATTAGAACTCGGAACACAATGTAAACTGTATTgaacagtaaaccttgcacccaaatgagtgacatgtttaacgcgctgaggtaaatggaaaggacgcctgctaaacttgctgtctgtcgcaggcggttgtgcaacatatttattatatttattttcattaatgtaatttaatatatgtgtaattttcttataagttcaagcaatagttaGTTAATTGACATTATTCAACCACCACGGACATGGGCGTcggaaacaaataaaaagtgggcgtgtcctgtcccacacacatataatggttctgacgcccatggatttcaggaagcaggcaCGTGGTCAATGTTGTAGGTAAAacgcggaatggagtttaatatattagggcattcctcaagcggaaaggattcgactggcggcgctctgaaaagtgcgatacccatgaccacgggtatcggatttggatcggtcacgcaccaccgatacccgatccactcaaaatgcttggatcggcgtCGATACAATGTCGAtaaaatatcggatcggtacatccctagatATAAGAATGAAAAAGTGATAGTTGTGGATAAAACAGGGAGAAATACCTGTTGCGATCTCATGGTAGAAATGCTCATTGTTTGGATTTTTTctgagagaaaagaggaaaagtgttttattcctatttaCTGATTcaataatgtgtttaataaaacaacacTTTAACTCAGTATAGGATTGAAAAccatttaaaatagttttacCTTACATCAGGATCTTGGCACATCCCTGAAAAGGCAGAATGATGGAAGACTTAATGACTGAGTAGATTGGAAAATGCAGGAGTGGGATGCTAATAAAATTTGTACCAAATCTCATTAGATTATAAAAGGACTAAAATTTCAAGTAGACAGCTGTAGTTTTTAATTGCTCACATGAAATCATGTGCAATGCTGCGtccatattttttaaaataaatatgaaaaaaatgatttttttttaaaaaaatcaaaaaaatacttaaaaaattgaaaatcaaataaattttcatttttcattataagttttaataaaaattttctaaatacaaataaaattcctTTTGATTAAAATAAGATTTCTCAAATAGGTTTAAAAAGAATTTCTCAatcaaactgaaataaatttcAATCCAATTCAATCAATTGTAAACTAAATTTAAATATCAGTTTATCAGTGTACTTAATGTGTGGTAAGGTAACTGCTCACAGGAAATCCTTTAAGTTGCATCCCaatatttaaatcaaatttcCAAATTGAAATTcttaaatcaaatttaattaaattccaTTACAATTCATAATAGACTAAATTTAATTGCAAAATTCTCTGAATTTAAAGAACACTTTCAGTAGAAATTATGTTTAGCTTATATAATTACTATTAGattttttatgtaataaacTATAATGATATTTTTAGAATAACCACATTTGATAATATTATTGCAAGCGAAagttatgttgtgttatgtaCAAACATCTGATATAGTTAAATGTTCATGTACAcctcactgatacacacactgctacagtacacacacttaaCTAAATACAACTTAACTGGCTGTTTAATTTAGATGTATTATTATcagaaataattatataaagattTGTTTAGCTCTCATTATGTCAAGGTTGTTTGCCATCACTTTACAGTTGGAGGCAAAAATAGAGAGAATTTGTGCTGCCTCTGAGACTCGAGTTCAGGCAGCCACAGTTAAAGTGGAATAACAGCATCACATGCTGGTGAACGTCCCAAAAATAGATACGTCATTatttttacatactgtagcttcACTGCATTGAtatgatactgacaatgattgACCTGGTTGTAAATCTCCATATGTTCACTCACTAAAAAAACCTTCATACAGTAACTGCTCATTTATAACGGATGACTTAGATATTTATagctgatgaataaatgaaaataacttcatattgtttactgttatttttttttttcaaaaaaggtttacattttctgtatttgGATGCACCAAATGCAGTAAAAGCAGcagaacataaaaatattatggataatattattctctctctctctctctctctctctctctctctctctctctctctctctctctctctctctctcatgccaCTCCTGAGCTCCCACTGTTCTGAGTTCCTAGTTTGATTGCTTCTTCTCCCGGATCCACTTCATCAATCAATCCTGAAGCCCTATcactggttggagtctcatcaccTGGTGTTTACTCTGCTGGGGATTGACGGCGTTCTGAACTACTGTTGTTTCGGTCAGCTTTATAATCGTGTCTTCATCATTGAACATTTGAAAACTTCTGCAGTAAAGAATTAGTGCTGGGTCTGTGGTGAGCTAGGAAATTATGCTGatctgttagttcctcaggacctcttggttgcttaattccactcaactacaaactgttgtagaaagaacattatttacgttgatgttatttcctgtccagtttTACCCAAATGAGTATGAGGTTCTCTtccgagtctggttcctctcaaggtttcttcctcattatCATAAGGGAGATTTttctcaccaccatcacctcaagCTTGCTCAATATGCATACATgctagagataaatagtaacttaattttaaactttaaacttaaaaattagattttgtttctgtactcctgtaaagctgctttgagacagtgtgaagtgttaaaagcgctatacaactaaattgaattgaatatgaaTAATTGTGAGGGAAACATGTTCAACACTAACCATTTCACAGAACTCAATATTTATCCTCAGTCAGATTTAATAAATTacttttaatgttaataatgttaaatgaaatgtttgtttgtaatGAAGAGCTCGTTCATGATGTACTCACTGAAAAAGAGAATGTTTCGACAGTAGCACAATCCCAACAGAACCAACAGAACCACTGACACAGCAACCGATACACCGATAATCAAAGTCCAAAAACCAAAACCTTTTTCTGTAGAATATAAATCACACAGCATTCACCGACAGAGAAAATTAATAGTGTGAAATAGACCACAGTCATATCTCAGGGAAAATAAGATCTGTCTTACCAGGTACTTGAACAAAGATGGTGTTTTCTCCTGTATATCGCACCTCACTGACATTGTAGTTAGACACTGAATACACACAGCTGTAGTTCACAGAGTTTTCAGAGACTATAAGGTGAAATGTTGTGGAAATGTTCCTGTTGCTACAGTTCACCTGCTTCTTGCTGTTTCCGATCCCATTGACACAGAGATAAACGTAGACTTGAGCACAGTTTTGAATTTTTGTAAAGGTGCAGGTCAGTTTCATTGTTTCTCCTTTTGTTACTGAAGTTTCTGTACTTTCAATTCTCGCTGGTAATATTTTACCTAAATACCAAAGCATGTCGATTATTAAAGATACACATAAATATGATCTAAGAGAATGTAAAGACAGAATCAGGAATGTGTCCTACCCCAAACGTCGAGTGAGACAGAGTTGTGTCCTGTTGCATTTGTCTTACTGACATTGAGTTTCTTTTCAGAGTAAAGACATGTGTACAATCCAGAATGTTCTACAGTAAGATTAGTAAGGGGAAATGTTGTATCGTCTTTTTTTTCAATATCCTTCATCATGAATCTCTCACTATTTTTGAAGAGGTACATGTGGATTTCTGTTatatttactgttatattaaAAGTTGAGCACTTAAAGGTGATGCTTTCACTTTCCTTCACTTTGGTCACTCCACCATTGTAAATATACGCTGGATGTAAACGGCCCTGACTTTCTAGTTACGGAAAAAAGATTTCTTAGTAATTTCACATTATAAACTTAATTCAGAGAGATAtgatgattaataaaataattcttcaACAAAGTAACAAAAAACTAATGATAAAATGAATGTTACCTTCCTGAATAGAGGTGGACAAATTGataaaaactgaaaacagaacaaacaaacaaacaaacaaaaaaaaacacagaatgaaTTTAGGATTAACTTCCAAATTGAAAATGGTAGTGAAAGTTAACTATCTTATTAACAATCTGTgttgtaaaaacaacaacaaagtatATTTATACTTACACACTGCGATCAGAACAGGCTTCATTTTGAAATCCACACAGATATTTTTATGATCACACACCAGAGCGTCTTTTTTATGTCAGACTGACGTCGGTCTGAACTCTGCACACTGCCACCTAAACCACTTCCACACTTTCCAgtaacctcacacacactcagttctCAATTCAAGCTCTGTAGAACTCTATAAATATTACTGTTTCTTATTACTTCTGTGGTTGTCTATGGTATCAGATGAGTTTGCCCAAGAAATATTAATTATAGcgagaaatatttaaaaaacgtAAAACAAATTGATGCTATAATGCTCGATTAATCTCTTGTTCAacttcttgtttaaaaaaaaataaaaccgaataataataaaacagaatacagaaatacactttcacttttcagTTCCATTTTCTTTGAAACTGTACTGCAGAGAAACTCAATAAAATATTAGGAACAGTTTACACATAAAAGTCTGtgtgaaaaaaacattcaagaaaaaattgtttaaaaaccAGATTCACCAAatacattaagaaaaaaaaaagaaaa
The DNA window shown above is from Tachysurus fulvidraco isolate hzauxx_2018 chromosome 13, HZAU_PFXX_2.0, whole genome shotgun sequence and carries:
- the LOC113650820 gene encoding uncharacterized protein LOC113650820 isoform X1 is translated as MKPVLIAVFFINLSTSIQEESQGRLHPAYIYNGGVTKVKESESITFKCSTFNITVNITEIHMYLFKNSERFMMKDIEKKDDTTFPLTNLTVEHSGLYTCLYSEKKLNVSKTNATGHNSVSLDVWGKILPARIESTETSVTKGETMKLTCTFTKIQNCAQVYVYLCVNGIGNSKKQVNCSNRNISTTFHLIVSENSVNYSCVYSVSNYNVSEVRYTGENTIFVQVPEKGFGFWTLIIGVSVAVSVVLLVLLGLCYCRNILFFRMCQDPDVRKNPNNEHFYHEIATDTPVDTFYTVENGELHFREGPVEDLADNVNNLYSKVQMVEETLCIVENGVLHFSEGPVEDLADNVNNAYSTVQMFEVPSQDEQPAEKFVDSNIDAVCYDTVKSPYAAIQKRKEKTADEQAMQSFSYETNVICRMEKH
- the LOC113650820 gene encoding uncharacterized protein LOC113650820 isoform X5, producing MKPVLIAVFFINLSTSIQEESQGRLHPAYIYNGGVTKVKESESITFKCSTFNITVNITEIHMYLFKNSERFMMKDIEKKDDTTFPLTNLTVEHSGLYTCLYSEKKLNVSKTNATGHNSVSLDVWGKILPARIESTETSVTKGETMKLTCTFTKIQNCAQVYVYLCVNGIGNSKKQVNCSNRNISTTFHLIVSENSVNYSCVYSVSNYNVSEVRYTGENTIFVQVPEKGFGFWTLIIGVSVAVSVVLLVLLGLCYCRNILFFRMCQDPDVRKNPNNEHFYHEIATDTPVDTFYTVENGELHFREGPVEDLADNVNNLYSKVQMVEETLCIVENGVLHFSEGPVEDLADNVNNAYSTVQMFEVPSQDEQPAEKFVDSNIDAVCYDTVKSPYAAIQKRKALVMKPM
- the LOC113650820 gene encoding uncharacterized protein LOC113650820 isoform X3, whose translation is MKPVLIAVFFINLSTSIQEESQGRLHPAYIYNGGVTKVKESESITFKCSTFNITVNITEIHMYLFKNSERFMMKDIEKKDDTTFPLTNLTVEHSGLYTCLYSEKKLNVSKTNATGHNSVSLDVWGKILPARIESTETSVTKGETMKLTCTFTKIQNCAQVYVYLCVNGIGNSKKQVNCSNRNISTTFHLIVSENSVNYSCVYSVSNYNVSEVRYTGENTIFVQVPEKGFGFWTLIIGVSVAVSVVLLVLLGLCYCRNILFFRMCQDPDVRKNPNNEHFYHEIATDTFYTVENGELHFREGPVEDLADNVNNLYSKVQMVEETLCIVENGVLHFSEGPVEDLADNVNNAYSTVQMFEVPSQDEQPAEKFVDSNIDAVCYDTVKSPYAAIQKRKEKTADEQAMQSFSYETNVICRMEKH
- the LOC113650820 gene encoding uncharacterized protein LOC113650820 isoform X2 — its product is MKPVLIAVFFINLSTSIQEESQGRLHPAYIYNGGVTKVKESESITFKCSTFNITVNITEIHMYLFKNSERFMMKDIEKKDDTTFPLTNLTVEHSGLYTCLYSEKKLNVSKTNATGHNSVSLDVWGKILPARIESTETSVTKGETMKLTCTFTKIQNCAQVYVYLCVNGIGNSKKQVNCSNRNISTTFHLIVSENSVNYSCVYSVSNYNVSEVRYTGENTIFVQVPEKGFGFWTLIIGVSVAVSVVLLVLLGLCYCRNILFFRMCQDPDVRKNPNNEHFYHEIATDTPVDTFYTVENGELHFREGPVEDLADNVNNLYSKVQMVEETLCIVENGVLHFSEGPVEDLADNVNNAYSTVQMFEVPSQDEQPAEKFVDSNIDAVCYDTVKSPYAAIQKRKGNAGGDGHNVLVPCKISSVMAD
- the LOC113650820 gene encoding uncharacterized protein LOC113650820 isoform X4; protein product: MKPVLIAVFFINLSTSIQEESQGRLHPAYIYNGGVTKVKESESITFKCSTFNITVNITEIHMYLFKNSERFMMKDIEKKDDTTFPLTNLTVEHSGLYTCLYSEKKLNVSKTNATGHNSVSLDVWGKILPARIESTETSVTKGETMKLTCTFTKIQNCAQVYVYLCVNGIGNSKKQVNCSNRNISTTFHLIVSENSVNYSCVYSVSNYNVSEVRYTGENTIFVQVPEKGFGFWTLIIGVSVAVSVVLLVLLGLCYCRNILFFRMCQDPDVRKNPNNEHFYHEIATDTPVDTFYTVENGELHFREGPVEDLADNVNNLYSKVQMVEETLCIVENGVLHFSEGPVEDLADNVNNAYSTVQMFEVPSQDEQPAEKFVDSNIDAVCYDTVKSPYAAIQKRKEKTADEQAMQRMEKH